A stretch of the Myripristis murdjan chromosome 24, fMyrMur1.1, whole genome shotgun sequence genome encodes the following:
- the map3k7 gene encoding mitogen-activated protein kinase kinase kinase 7 isoform X2 — translation MSLTLPSADMLETPPGYPFEEIDYVDIEVEEVVGRGAFGVVCKAKWKGKDVAIKTIESESERKAFIVELRQLSRVNHPNIVKLYGSCNNPVCLVMEYAEGGSLYNVLHGAEPLPYYTASHAMSWCLQCSQGVAYLHGMKPKALIHRDLKPPNLLLVAGGTVLKICDFGTACDIQTHMTNNKGSAAWMAPEVFEGSNYSEKCDVFSWGIILWEVITRRKPFDEIGGPAFRIMWAVHNGTRPPLIKNLPKPIESLMTRCWSKDPSQRPSMEEIVKIMTHLMRYFPGSDEPLQYPYQYSDDGQSNSATSTGSYVDYTCTSTSNKSDANMEHSDSQGSNDTIKITPQFAPHFKPKGDPLRTLPLSRGGSVESLPARTQCLASSDSKRMSADLSELEPKMPFAPAATCEPQRRRSVQDLPGIGTESSQGSRNSSRSSSPSVRMMPPDKSNRGGYFSPDDPTDTNGSDNSIPMAYLTLDHQLQPLAPCPNSKESMAVFEQHCKMAQEYLKVQTEIALLIQRKKELIAELDQDEKDQQNTSRLVQEHKKLLEENKSLSTYYQKCKKQLELIRVQQQKRQGTS, via the exons ATGTCTCTAACGTTACCATCCGCCGACATGCTCGAAACGCCTCCCGGATACCCCTTTGAAGAAATCGATTATGTGGACATTGAAGTGGAGGAG GTGGTGGGGAGAGGAGCTTTTGGGGTTGTCTGCAAAGCTAAATGGAAAGGCAAAGATGTTGCAATCAAGACCATTGAGAGTGAATCAGAGAGGAAAGCCTTTATTGTTGAG CTTCGGCAGCTTTCTCGAGTGAATCACCCCAACATTGTGAAGTTGTATGGCTCTTGCAATAATCCA GTCTGTCTGGTTATGGAATATGCTGAAGGCGGGTCATTGTACAATG TGCTGCATGGTGCTGAACCCCTCCCCTATTACACTGCCTCCCATGCCATGAGCTGGTGTTTACAGTGTTCCCAGGGCGTGGCCTATCTCCATGGCATGAAACCAAAGGCTCTCATTCACAGGGACCTCAAGCCACCCAA TCTGCTTCTAGTGGCAGGCGGCACTGTGCTGAAGATATGTGACTTTGGAACAGCATGCGACATTCAGACCCACATGACCAACAACAAAGGAAGTGCAGCATGGATGGCTCCAGAGGTATTTGAAG GCAGCAATTACAGTGAGAAGTGTGATGTGTTCAGCTGGGGGATCATTCTCTGGGAGGTGATCACTCGCAGGAAGCCCTTTGATGAAATCGGAGGACCAGCTTTTCGCATTATGTGGGCTGTGCACAACG GCACAAGACCACCTCTAATCAAAAACCTGCCCAAGCCCATTGAGAGCCTGATGACACGCTGCTGGTCTAAGGATCCCTCCCAGCGGCCCTCCATGGAGGAAATAGTGAAGATCATGACTCATCTGATGAGG TACTTCCCAGGATCTGATGAACCTCTGCAATACCCATATCAGTATTCAGATGATGGACAGAGTAATTCTGCTACTAGTACAG GTTCATATGTGGACTACACTTGCACCAGCACAAGCAACAAAAGTGATGCAAACATGGAGCACAGTGACTCTCAAGGGAGCAATGACACTATCAAGATAACGCCTCAGTTTGCACCTCACTTCAAGCCAAAG GGAGACCCATTGAGgactctgcctctctccagaGGGGGCAGCGTTGAGAGCCTGCCTGCACGAACACAGTGCCTGGCGTCCTCTGACAGCAAGAGAATGAGCGCTGATCTGTCAGAGTTGGAGCCCAAGATGCCGTTTGCGCCTGCAG CCACCTGTGAGCCTCAGAGACGCCGGTCTGTGCAGGACCTGCCAGGGATCGGCACTGAGTCCAGCCAG GGGAGCAGGAACAGCAGCAGGTCCTCCAGTCCCAGTGTGAGGATGATGCCACCAGATaaaagcaacagaggagggTACTTCTCCCCTGATGACCCAACAG ACACCAACGGCTCAGACAACTCCATTCCCATGGCGTATCTCACCCTGGATCACCAGCTGCAG CCCCTCGCTCCTTGTCCCAACTCCAAAGAGTCCATGGCTGTGTTTGAGCAGCACTGCAAAATGGCCCAGGAGTACCTGAAAGTGCAAACAGAGATCGCCTTGCTGATCCAGAGAAA GAAGGAGCTCATCGCTGAACTGGACCAAGATGAAAAGGACCAGCAGAACACGTCCCGTCTGGTGCAGGAGCATAAAAAGCTACTGGAGGAGAACAAGAGTCTGTCCACTTACTACCAGAAGTGCAAAAAACAGCTGGAACTGATCCGGGTCCAGCAACAGAAGAGACAGGGCACCTCGTGA
- the map3k7 gene encoding mitogen-activated protein kinase kinase kinase 7 isoform X1, whose product MSLTLPSADMLETPPGYPFEEIDYVDIEVEEVVGRGAFGVVCKAKWKGKDVAIKTIESESERKAFIVELRQLSRVNHPNIVKLYGSCNNPVCLVMEYAEGGSLYNVLHGAEPLPYYTASHAMSWCLQCSQGVAYLHGMKPKALIHRDLKPPNLLLVAGGTVLKICDFGTACDIQTHMTNNKGSAAWMAPEVFEGSNYSEKCDVFSWGIILWEVITRRKPFDEIGGPAFRIMWAVHNGTRPPLIKNLPKPIESLMTRCWSKDPSQRPSMEEIVKIMTHLMRYFPGSDEPLQYPYQYSDDGQSNSATSTGSYVDYTCTSTSNKSDANMEHSDSQGSNDTIKITPQFAPHFKPKGDPLRTLPLSRGGSVESLPARTQCLASSDSKRMSADLSELEPKMPFAPAARPQYKRGHRKTASFGTILDVPKIVVTATCEPQRRRSVQDLPGIGTESSQGSRNSSRSSSPSVRMMPPDKSNRGGYFSPDDPTDTNGSDNSIPMAYLTLDHQLQPLAPCPNSKESMAVFEQHCKMAQEYLKVQTEIALLIQRKKELIAELDQDEKDQQNTSRLVQEHKKLLEENKSLSTYYQKCKKQLELIRVQQQKRQGTS is encoded by the exons ATGTCTCTAACGTTACCATCCGCCGACATGCTCGAAACGCCTCCCGGATACCCCTTTGAAGAAATCGATTATGTGGACATTGAAGTGGAGGAG GTGGTGGGGAGAGGAGCTTTTGGGGTTGTCTGCAAAGCTAAATGGAAAGGCAAAGATGTTGCAATCAAGACCATTGAGAGTGAATCAGAGAGGAAAGCCTTTATTGTTGAG CTTCGGCAGCTTTCTCGAGTGAATCACCCCAACATTGTGAAGTTGTATGGCTCTTGCAATAATCCA GTCTGTCTGGTTATGGAATATGCTGAAGGCGGGTCATTGTACAATG TGCTGCATGGTGCTGAACCCCTCCCCTATTACACTGCCTCCCATGCCATGAGCTGGTGTTTACAGTGTTCCCAGGGCGTGGCCTATCTCCATGGCATGAAACCAAAGGCTCTCATTCACAGGGACCTCAAGCCACCCAA TCTGCTTCTAGTGGCAGGCGGCACTGTGCTGAAGATATGTGACTTTGGAACAGCATGCGACATTCAGACCCACATGACCAACAACAAAGGAAGTGCAGCATGGATGGCTCCAGAGGTATTTGAAG GCAGCAATTACAGTGAGAAGTGTGATGTGTTCAGCTGGGGGATCATTCTCTGGGAGGTGATCACTCGCAGGAAGCCCTTTGATGAAATCGGAGGACCAGCTTTTCGCATTATGTGGGCTGTGCACAACG GCACAAGACCACCTCTAATCAAAAACCTGCCCAAGCCCATTGAGAGCCTGATGACACGCTGCTGGTCTAAGGATCCCTCCCAGCGGCCCTCCATGGAGGAAATAGTGAAGATCATGACTCATCTGATGAGG TACTTCCCAGGATCTGATGAACCTCTGCAATACCCATATCAGTATTCAGATGATGGACAGAGTAATTCTGCTACTAGTACAG GTTCATATGTGGACTACACTTGCACCAGCACAAGCAACAAAAGTGATGCAAACATGGAGCACAGTGACTCTCAAGGGAGCAATGACACTATCAAGATAACGCCTCAGTTTGCACCTCACTTCAAGCCAAAG GGAGACCCATTGAGgactctgcctctctccagaGGGGGCAGCGTTGAGAGCCTGCCTGCACGAACACAGTGCCTGGCGTCCTCTGACAGCAAGAGAATGAGCGCTGATCTGTCAGAGTTGGAGCCCAAGATGCCGTTTGCGCCTGCAG CACGCCCCCAGTATAAACGAGGCCACCGTAAAACGGCATCATTCGGCACCATTCTGGATGTCCCCAAGATCGTCGTCACAG CCACCTGTGAGCCTCAGAGACGCCGGTCTGTGCAGGACCTGCCAGGGATCGGCACTGAGTCCAGCCAG GGGAGCAGGAACAGCAGCAGGTCCTCCAGTCCCAGTGTGAGGATGATGCCACCAGATaaaagcaacagaggagggTACTTCTCCCCTGATGACCCAACAG ACACCAACGGCTCAGACAACTCCATTCCCATGGCGTATCTCACCCTGGATCACCAGCTGCAG CCCCTCGCTCCTTGTCCCAACTCCAAAGAGTCCATGGCTGTGTTTGAGCAGCACTGCAAAATGGCCCAGGAGTACCTGAAAGTGCAAACAGAGATCGCCTTGCTGATCCAGAGAAA GAAGGAGCTCATCGCTGAACTGGACCAAGATGAAAAGGACCAGCAGAACACGTCCCGTCTGGTGCAGGAGCATAAAAAGCTACTGGAGGAGAACAAGAGTCTGTCCACTTACTACCAGAAGTGCAAAAAACAGCTGGAACTGATCCGGGTCCAGCAACAGAAGAGACAGGGCACCTCGTGA